CGTGCCGTCGGGCCCCGCCCGGCCACCGTCCCCGAGGCCCGCCCACCCCGAGAGCCGGGCCTCGCTCGCCCGGTCGCCCAGGCGGACCTCGCCGGAGACCGCCACGGGCCCTCTTTGCCACGCCCCCGCCAGTGTCAGCGTCTCCCCGGGCTCCTCCTCGCCCCAGCGCAGGGCCGCCGAGAGCCGGAGGTGGTCCGTGGCGGGCGCGGGGCGTGGGCGCAACCAGGCCTCGGCCTGCCAGCGGCCCGGCCTCCACCTCAAGAGGGCACGGCCGTAAAGCGCCTCCCAGGCGATGGTCGCCTCCTCCCACCTCAGGGAGCCCCGGGCCGCAGCAGCCTGGCTCGAGAGCCGCAGCGGCCCACCCGGCCTCAGCTCGCCCCGCAGGGAGAGTCGGGCCGCGTCGTCCGCCGGGAGCACCGACGCCCTCACCGCCGCCGAGCCCCCGCCGTCCCAGGCCCCCTCGAGCGCCACCCAGCTCTCCCAGGGAGTCCCGGCGGCCAGGTGGGCGCCGAGCGCCCACAGGTCGAGTCCCGCCGCGGCCCGCAGGGGCCCCAGACGAAAGGAGGGCAGCGTCAAGCCCGCGGTGACGTACGGCGTCGCCCTCGGCCGGATGGCCGGGGAGTCGGGCCCCTCCGCGTCGACGACGACCCCTCCCACGCGCAGGGAGGCCACCACCCCGCCCTCACCACCCGATGCGGGATGGGCCGCATGCCGGCCGGGGAGTCCGGCCTCCAGGCGTGCGTAGAGGTCCGAGGAGCGGCCCAGCCTCGCCCCGAGACCCCACCCTCTCGCCAGCGCGTGGTCGAGGCGGGTGCGCCACTCCAGTTCCCAGCGATCCTGGGCGGGCAGAGCCGGCCCGTCGCGTGAGCCCTCGCTCAGGCGGGCCGCCATGTCCGCGGCCAGGTGGCGGAGCCTCAGGCTCGTCCACCCGTCATCCGCCGCGACCCCCCAGCCGGCCTCGCCGGCTCCTTGCACCAGCTCGGCGCTCAGGCGCCACGCTCCCAGGCGACTCTCCCAGCCGGCCCCCCAGAGCGAGGGTGCGGCCGGCTCCTGGCGCGCCCCGGCCCAGACCAGGCCCTCCTCCAGCGCGGCGCGAGCCACCGCGACCCAATCGGGTTGGGAACGCTCCCCGGTCGTCTTGTCGCTGCGCGACGCGACGACGGCCAGACCCCCTCGCTCCCAGCGCCAGGCCAGGCCGTGCTTCGGCCACGACGGGAGGGGGCCGAGGCTTAGCTCTTGGAGGGGAGGCGTCCCGCCCGACGGGAGGCGTCCCCCATCATCCCCTACCGCGCGGCGCAACCCCAGCGCGTCGAGGTCGCCGGCGGCCAGGAGGTGATGGCCGAGCCGGAGCTCGGCATGGGCGAGCGTCACCCCATCGCCCGCCGCCGAGCCGGCCGCCCTCAACCCGAGCCCCGGTGCACGCGCTCGCAGCCCCATGCCTGCCCAACCCTCGACGGGTCCGCCCGGTGCCCAGACCAGCCGGCCCGCCGCATCGACCTCGACGGCACGCGCCAGGCCCGACGACGTCGCATTCGCCGGATCCCCGCGCAGGGTGACCGGCACCACCGCCCCCGGCTGCACCCGCACCACGACCGCCGGGCCCGCTCGCACCGGCTCCGACCCGCTGGCCGCACCCGGGTAGGCGCGCAGCACGTGCACCCCCTCGGCCAGCGCCATCGAGAAGTATCCGGCGGCGTCCACCTCGGCCCACGTGCCGTCCTCGGCCACGACCCACCACGGCTGCTCGGCGCCGCCCACCGACGGCCGCTGGAGCGTCCCCAGCACGAGTCCCCTGGGCTCACGCGCCTCGGGGTCGAGCTCGACAGCGGCCGAGACGGCAGGAGGGCGCCACTCCCCGCCGGGGGACCCGATCCGGCAGGCGGCCTCCACCTGTACCGAGCGCAGTCCTGCGGCCAGCGGGGTCACCACCGCGTCCGCCTCCAGCACGGCGCGCCCCGGCCCGCCGGCCGGCCGGCGCCATACGAGCAGCGGCGGCCTCCAGGTGACGGCGTCACCGTCGCCCCCGGCGGCCGGCCGGATGCGCCACGAACCCGGCACCACCGCCAGCGCCGGGCCCAGGTCCACCTGCACCTCGGTGAAGCCCTCCACTCCCTGGCCGTGCAGCTCCAGGGTCACTTCGAGGCGGAGGCGGTCGCCCACGGCCACCCGCGGCTCGGCCCCGGCAGGGCGCACCTGCAGGCTCAGGGTAGCTGCGGGGGCCTGCGTCAGCCGCATCGAGACCGGCGTCGGCATCCCGGTGTCGGCCGTCACCTGCACCTGCCGCGTCGCGGCCACGTACCCGTCGGCCTGCGCCTCGAGCCGGTAGGCCCCGGGCGTCAGCCCGCCGAAGCCGGCGCGCCCGTCGTCGCCCGTCGAGGCGGTGCGACCGAAGGCCTCGCCCTCGGCTGCCAGCCGTACCGTGGCCCCTGCCAGGGGCCGCCCGTCCGGCTCGCCCGAGACGGTCACTTGCAGCGCGCCCAGCGCACCGGCCTCCACCACCTGCAGGGCGCCGCCGGCGATGATGGGGCCGTAGATACTCGCCGAGATGCCGTAGCAGTAGGCGCCGGGCTGCATGACGGGGACGCCGGGATCGCCAGGGCTCAGGCGCAGGAGGTTCCAACCCGCCTGCACGGGGTAAGGGTAGCCGTACCCCACCGCCATCGACGTGGAGCAAGGTCCGCCGCCGCCCGGCCAGAACTGGACGAAGACGTGGCCAGGCTCGTCCCGGTAGACGTAGAGGTCGAGCGTCCGGCCCGAGCCGAGGGGATAGGGGTCGGGCCAGACCAGGGCCGGGGAGTGATCGACGGATGACGGGGAGAGGGTGTAGGCTATGTCGACCTCGTAGGGGCCCGCCACCGCCGCGTCCTCCCACCGCGGCCCGAACCGCCAGACCACGTCGCCCAGCCATCCTCCGCCGGCCTGATGGACCGCCACGACCCCCGTCCGCATCGGGTGAAAGGTGAGAGGATCGGTCGGGTGCCGCTGAAAGGCCCACTCCAGCCGGTCGAGGGGAATGCGGGCATCACCGGGCCCGGTCAGATGGGGCTGCTGCGCCTCCATGGTGAGCGCCACCTGCTGGGCGGAGGGATGGGTCCCGATGGCGACGACCCCCACCACCGCCTTCTCGCCGGGCCCGACGGCGACGCTCGGGGCGAGCCCCGCCACCCCGTCGGCTCCGATCCACGGCTCCCACGCCCCGGCGGCTCCCGGTGCGGTGATCACCCCTATCAGGGCCACCACGACCATCCCGACTCCACCGCCGGCCCGCCGTGCACCCCTCATGGAGCGGACCTCTCCCCCGGGTGGCTGGCAAGGGCCGCACCGAAGGTCACCTCCACGTCCTGCGCCGCGACGGGCCGGTCTCCGTCGAGCCAGACCACCTCCACCCGGTACGTCCCCGGCGGCAGGTGCGCCGGCCATGGCACCTCGACGCCCCCGACCTCCCCCGGTCCCACCTGCGCCCCCGAGAGGCGCTGCGAGGCCACCGGCTCGTCGTCTCTCGCGAACGTCACGGCCAGCTGGGGTCGCACCGTCACGGCGCCCCGGTTGTGCACGGAGGCCACCAGCGAAGGCGGTGACGCCTCGGACGACAGGGCGAGGCTCAGCCCCCCGCGTACCATGGCCACCTGGTAGGGGCCGATCACGTCGAAGCGCGCCACTTTGGGCACGGGGTCGGGCGACCCGTCCGGGTGCAGCCGTGCCTCGATGGTGTAGCGACCGGGCGGCAAGAGGGGCGGCTGCCAGCTCGCCCTCAGGAGCCGGCTGGCCCCCGGCAGCAGGCGCCCCGGCCCGAGCCAGAGACGCTGCCGGGTCTCGCCGTCCGGCCCCACGATCAGGGCCTCGACCCGTGCCATGGTGCCGACGGCCCCCGGATTGCGCACCCGCGCCACCACCTCGATGGGCTGCCCCGCGGCCTCCTGCTGCGCCCACACCCCCTCCAGCACCACGGGCGCGCTCGGCCAGGCCTCTGGTCCGTGCAGCAGGACCAGGACGCCCACCTTGAGCGTGCCGGTCAGGACCGGCGCCGAGATCAGGGCTGCGGCGTAGGCGCCCTCGTCGGGGCATCCCGTCACCTCCAGCCAGAGCTCGCGCCTCTCTCCCGGCGCGAGAGCAGCGTCCTCCCAGTCGGGACGCAGCAGTGCCCGGGCCGACGCCCGGGCCGCGGCATCGTCGAGGAAGACGGGGAAGCCCTCCAGGTCGTGGGTGAGCCCCACCACCTCCACCCGTGCCTGCACCGGCCCGTCGGCCACGTTGGTGACCTCCACCGGCCCGAGGCGAGCCGGGCAGCCGGGAGGGGCCTCCAGCACCAGGGGGCCGACCCGCAACGAAGCCAGGGCTCCATCCCCGGCCATCTGTGACGCCGCCAGGAGCACGCCCACCAGCACCCACCGATGCAGCCGTCCCGCCCGCTTCATCCGGGCCGCCTCCTCTCCGACGAGCCGGCTCTCAAAGGGGGGCGGCCAGCACCAGGTCGATGTCGGCGGCGTAGTCGCCGGGAGCATCGTCGTAGCTGGCCGTGTACTCGAAGGCGAACGTGATCGTGACGCCGGACTCGCCGGTGGGCTGGCCGGAGGCGACGTCCTGGAGCGACGCCTGGCCCACCGTCCCCTGCCGGCCGGATGCCTGCCACTGCACGAGGTTGACGAGTGGCGTCTCGCCGGGGAGGACCGGCCGACGATCGGCCGCCAGCCGGAGCACCCAGGGCGCGTTGGATCGGAGCTGCACGGAGAGCGACCCCTGCGCCCTCTCTCCGGGACGGGCCTGGAGCGTCACCTCCTGGCCCGACGGAAAGGTGATCTCGGCGGCCTCCTTGACCGTCACCCGGAGCCGCACCGTCGACGCGGACGCCGGCGATGGGACGACGGCTCCCAGGGACACCCCCAGCGACAGCAGGACGATGACGAAGCTTCGGGACCGACTCGACACGGGTCGCACGGGGCGACACCTCCCGGGTGCGGCGCGGCCTCGGGAGGGTAGCGTGACGATCGTTAGTCTAACTGACGCCCCGCAGACGCGCCAGCCGTCTCCTGGACGCCGTGAACGGCAGGCTCCTCGGCAGGGCTCGATGGAGAGGTTGCAGGGGCTGTCAGCTCGTGCACAGCAGCGCGCACGCCCGGGGGCGCCCCCCTGCGCCTCCGTCGATCAGGTGCCCTCCTGCCAGCCGGCCAGATAGCGCCGCTGCCGGTCGGTGAGGACGTCCAGGGTGACGCCCATGGCCTGCAGCTTGAGGCTCGCCACCTCGCGGTCGATGGCCTCGGGCACGGGATACACCTGCGGCGCCAGGCCGGTGCCCGCCTCGCCCACCAGCCACGCCACCGAGAGGGCCTGGTTGGCGAAGCTCATGTCCATGACCTGGGCAGGGTGACCCTCGGCAGCGGCCAGGTTGACCAGCCGGCCCTCCCCGATCAGGCGCAGCCGCTTGCCGCCCGGCAGCTCGAACTCCTCCACGCCCGGTCTCACCTGCCGGCGTGCCCTCGCCAGGCGGGCCAGCGCCTCGACGTCGATCTCGACGTTGAAGTGGCCGGCGTTGGCCAGGATGGCGCCGTCCTTCATCCGCAGCAGGTGCTCCTCGCGGATGACCCCGGTGTTGCCCGTGGCGGTGACGAAGACGTCGCCCAGGGGCGCGGCCTCCAGCATGGGCATGCAGGCGAAGCCGTCCATGACGGCTTCGAGGGCCCGCAGCGGCTCCACCTCGGTGACGATGACCAGCGCGCCCATGCCACGGGCCCGCGCCGCGATCCCGCGGCCGCACCACCCGTAGCCGGCCACCACCACCGTGCTGCCCGCCAGGAGCACGTTGGTGGCTCGCAGCAGCCCGTCCAGCGTCGACTGGCCGGTGCCGTAGCGGTTGTCGAACATGAACTTGGTGCGGGCGTCGTTGACGGCCACGACGGGATAGCGGAGCACCCCGTCTCGTGCCATGGCCCGCAGCCGCGTCACGCCCGTCGTCGTCTCCTCGGTGCCGCCCCGCACGCCGCCCAGCAACTCCTGCCGCTGGGTGTGCAGCGTGGTGACCAGGTCCGCCCCGTCGTCCATGGTGACGTGCGGGCCGTGCTCGAGGGCCTGGTGGATGTGGCGGTAGTACTCGTCGGAGTCGAC
This genomic interval from Limnochorda sp. LNt contains the following:
- a CDS encoding carboxypeptidase-like regulatory domain-containing protein → MRGARRAGGGVGMVVVALIGVITAPGAAGAWEPWIGADGVAGLAPSVAVGPGEKAVVGVVAIGTHPSAQQVALTMEAQQPHLTGPGDARIPLDRLEWAFQRHPTDPLTFHPMRTGVVAVHQAGGGWLGDVVWRFGPRWEDAAVAGPYEVDIAYTLSPSSVDHSPALVWPDPYPLGSGRTLDLYVYRDEPGHVFVQFWPGGGGPCSTSMAVGYGYPYPVQAGWNLLRLSPGDPGVPVMQPGAYCYGISASIYGPIIAGGALQVVEAGALGALQVTVSGEPDGRPLAGATVRLAAEGEAFGRTASTGDDGRAGFGGLTPGAYRLEAQADGYVAATRQVQVTADTGMPTPVSMRLTQAPAATLSLQVRPAGAEPRVAVGDRLRLEVTLELHGQGVEGFTEVQVDLGPALAVVPGSWRIRPAAGGDGDAVTWRPPLLVWRRPAGGPGRAVLEADAVVTPLAAGLRSVQVEAACRIGSPGGEWRPPAVSAAVELDPEAREPRGLVLGTLQRPSVGGAEQPWWVVAEDGTWAEVDAAGYFSMALAEGVHVLRAYPGAASGSEPVRAGPAVVVRVQPGAVVPVTLRGDPANATSSGLARAVEVDAAGRLVWAPGGPVEGWAGMGLRARAPGLGLRAAGSAAGDGVTLAHAELRLGHHLLAAGDLDALGLRRAVGDDGGRLPSGGTPPLQELSLGPLPSWPKHGLAWRWERGGLAVVASRSDKTTGERSQPDWVAVARAALEEGLVWAGARQEPAAPSLWGAGWESRLGAWRLSAELVQGAGEAGWGVAADDGWTSLRLRHLAADMAARLSEGSRDGPALPAQDRWELEWRTRLDHALARGWGLGARLGRSSDLYARLEAGLPGRHAAHPASGGEGGVVASLRVGGVVVDAEGPDSPAIRPRATPYVTAGLTLPSFRLGPLRAAAGLDLWALGAHLAAGTPWESWVALEGAWDGGGSAAVRASVLPADDAARLSLRGELRPGGPLRLSSQAAAARGSLRWEEATIAWEALYGRALLRWRPGRWQAEAWLRPRPAPATDHLRLSAALRWGEEEPGETLTLAGAWQRGPVAVSGEVRLGDRASEARLSGWAGLGDGGRAGPDGTTGLYARLGWRGVPEPQRGARLDTMQASVGARRAVAGPFGLFAEAEGFATREVPSGGGSLPALDVATGAAAVAGLFLLVPGDTGGILELGWRAATWGQAPQAGADLALDRRPGWVVRLSGWWTAPEADRYNIP
- a CDS encoding adenosylhomocysteinase encodes the protein MTALAEKGRARIEWADSFMPVLRQIRERWRRERPLEGLRISACLHVTTETANLVRTLAAGGAQVRLCASNPLSTQDDVTAALNEVYDIPTFARRGVDSDEYYRHIHQALEHGPHVTMDDGADLVTTLHTQRQELLGGVRGGTEETTTGVTRLRAMARDGVLRYPVVAVNDARTKFMFDNRYGTGQSTLDGLLRATNVLLAGSTVVVAGYGWCGRGIAARARGMGALVIVTEVEPLRALEAVMDGFACMPMLEAAPLGDVFVTATGNTGVIREEHLLRMKDGAILANAGHFNVEIDVEALARLARARRQVRPGVEEFELPGGKRLRLIGEGRLVNLAAAEGHPAQVMDMSFANQALSVAWLVGEAGTGLAPQVYPVPEAIDREVASLKLQAMGVTLDVLTDRQRRYLAGWQEGT